In Blautia wexlerae DSM 19850, a single window of DNA contains:
- the pyrF gene encoding orotidine-5'-phosphate decarboxylase, with protein sequence MINKLIENIKKTNAPIVVGLDPMLNYIPQHIQKKAFSELGETLEGAAEAIWQYNKGIVDAISDLIPAVKPQIAMYEQFGIPGLMAYKNTIDYCKEKGLVVIGDIKRGDIGSTSAAYAVGHLGKVQVGSNRIAGFDEDFATINPYMGSDSVNPFIDVCKEENKGLFVLVKTSNPSSGEFQDRIIDGRPLYEWVGEKVAQWGESHMGNEYSYVGAVVGATYPEMGKTLRKIMPKTFILVPGYGAQGGKGADLVHFFNEDGLGAIVNSSRGIIAAYKQEKYASFGELNYADASRQAVKDMIEDISTALNNR encoded by the coding sequence GCTCCTATCGTAGTAGGACTGGATCCGATGCTCAACTATATCCCGCAGCATATTCAGAAGAAAGCTTTTTCTGAACTGGGGGAAACATTAGAGGGAGCAGCAGAAGCTATCTGGCAGTATAATAAAGGAATCGTTGATGCGATCAGCGATCTGATCCCTGCAGTGAAACCACAGATCGCAATGTATGAGCAGTTTGGTATTCCGGGCTTAATGGCATATAAGAACACCATTGATTATTGCAAAGAAAAAGGTCTGGTAGTTATTGGAGATATCAAACGAGGTGACATTGGTTCCACATCTGCTGCATATGCAGTCGGACATCTGGGTAAAGTTCAGGTGGGAAGTAACAGAATCGCAGGTTTTGACGAAGATTTTGCGACAATCAATCCATATATGGGATCTGACAGTGTCAACCCGTTTATCGATGTATGTAAAGAAGAGAACAAAGGGCTTTTTGTACTCGTAAAAACATCCAATCCGTCCAGCGGAGAGTTTCAGGACAGAATCATTGACGGACGTCCGCTTTATGAGTGGGTTGGAGAGAAGGTTGCCCAGTGGGGAGAATCACATATGGGAAATGAATACAGCTATGTAGGTGCTGTAGTAGGTGCAACCTATCCGGAAATGGGAAAAACTCTCCGTAAGATCATGCCGAAAACCTTCATCCTGGTACCGGGATATGGTGCACAGGGCGGAAAAGGTGCCGATCTTGTTCATTTCTTTAATGAAGACGGACTTGGTGCGATCGTCAATTCCTCCAGAGGAATCATTGCAGCTTACAAACAGGAAAAATATGCTTCCTTTGGTGAATTAAATTATGCAGATGCATCCCGCCAGGCGGTAAAAGATATGATTGAAGACATCAGTACTGCTTTAAACAATCGCTAG
- a CDS encoding dihydroorotate dehydrogenase electron transfer subunit, producing the protein MSEKTREICTVVSQESIGAGIYSMWIQTDRIAADAKPGQFVSLYTNDKSKILPRPISLCEIDKENGRLHLVYRVTGQGTGTDEFSQMKAGDTIPVLGPLGNGFPVEKAEGKKVFLMGGGIGVPPILELAKQMKCEKKQIIAGYRDCHTFLREEFEAAGTLYIATEDGSVGTKGNVMDAIRENALEADVIYACGPTPMLRAIKKYAEENGIECYISLEERMACGIGACLACVCKSREKDAHSNVNNKRICKDGPVFLSTEVEI; encoded by the coding sequence ATGAGCGAAAAGACAAGAGAAATCTGCACTGTTGTAAGTCAGGAGAGCATTGGTGCAGGCATTTACAGTATGTGGATCCAGACTGACAGAATTGCAGCAGATGCGAAACCAGGACAGTTTGTATCTCTTTATACAAATGATAAATCCAAAATTCTTCCCAGACCGATCAGTCTTTGTGAGATTGACAAAGAAAATGGCCGTCTTCATCTGGTTTACAGAGTGACCGGACAGGGAACCGGAACCGATGAATTTTCACAGATGAAAGCCGGAGATACCATTCCGGTACTGGGACCTCTGGGAAATGGTTTTCCTGTAGAGAAGGCTGAGGGGAAAAAAGTTTTCCTTATGGGTGGTGGAATCGGTGTTCCTCCGATCCTGGAACTTGCAAAGCAGATGAAATGTGAGAAAAAACAGATCATTGCAGGATACAGGGACTGTCATACGTTCCTCAGAGAGGAATTTGAGGCGGCGGGAACACTTTATATTGCCACAGAGGATGGCAGTGTGGGAACAAAGGGCAATGTTATGGATGCTATCAGAGAGAATGCTCTGGAAGCGGACGTGATCTATGCCTGCGGACCAACTCCGATGCTTCGTGCAATCAAGAAATATGCCGAAGAAAATGGGATTGAATGTTATATTTCCCTGGAGGAACGTATGGCATGCGGAATCGGTGCCTGCCTTGCCTGTGTGTGCAAATCCAGAGAAAAAGATGCACATAGCAATGTGAATAATAAGAGAATCTGCAAGGATGGCCCGGTATTTCTTTCTACGGAGGTGGAAATCTGA